One genomic window of Haloferax mediterranei ATCC 33500 includes the following:
- a CDS encoding type II/IV secretion system ATPase subunit yields MATEHGSARLSDDLKRLAMQWPHLRDHLKRFRQITGEFPMLVDEPGDYESRRPNIIYPLGGPVFCQIYGNFGETTKYYTIEPEMDDEELEVFGRVKDKLLERSVSKPAPEESADYEERIEELLAEIVHIEGEDRGPLGSVAKRLDVAGIEVPQQTYDKIKYRLVRDIVGLGPLEPIMRDPENEDIHVIGPRQVDVDHGTFGLLETSVEFDDEEQFDNWLRNMGERIGDPVSDAHPIVDSTLPDGSRINIIYSDDVSLKGSSLTIRQGDDVPLSIFQITKWGTLSPELAAYLWIALENERTIFVVGETASGKTTTLNAILSFIPQDSKIYTAEDTAEVLPPHDTWQQLLTREGRGSDSEVDMFDLVAAALRSRPDYIIVGEVRGEEGRMAFQAAQTGHPVMLTFHASDIVSMIQRFTGDPINVPETFMDNCDIALFQNRVRRGNDILRRVTSVQEIEGYSKEMGGVVTREAFYWDPVNDEIVFQGMNNSFIMEQKVATLLGYDDTRKIYDDIQFRAELVRRAIQENVLGYHEVNELIEDYQRDGVEGLPFDMARV; encoded by the coding sequence ATGGCGACCGAACACGGCTCTGCCAGATTGTCGGACGACCTCAAGCGCCTCGCGATGCAGTGGCCGCACCTGCGGGACCACCTCAAGCGGTTCCGACAGATCACGGGTGAGTTCCCGATGCTCGTCGACGAGCCCGGCGACTACGAGTCCCGGCGTCCCAACATCATCTACCCCCTTGGCGGCCCCGTGTTCTGCCAGATATACGGCAACTTCGGCGAGACGACCAAGTACTACACCATCGAACCCGAGATGGACGACGAGGAACTCGAGGTGTTCGGCCGGGTGAAGGACAAACTGCTCGAACGAAGTGTCTCGAAGCCGGCACCCGAAGAAAGCGCCGACTACGAAGAGCGCATCGAGGAACTCCTCGCAGAAATCGTCCACATCGAAGGCGAAGACCGCGGCCCTCTCGGGTCCGTAGCAAAACGGCTCGATGTTGCTGGCATCGAGGTGCCACAGCAGACCTACGACAAAATCAAGTATCGGTTAGTTCGCGACATCGTCGGACTCGGCCCGCTCGAACCCATCATGCGCGACCCGGAGAACGAGGACATTCACGTTATCGGTCCTCGGCAGGTCGACGTCGACCACGGGACCTTCGGATTGCTGGAGACGAGCGTCGAGTTCGACGACGAAGAGCAGTTCGACAACTGGCTTCGCAACATGGGTGAGCGTATCGGAGACCCAGTTTCCGACGCACACCCCATCGTCGACTCGACCCTCCCCGACGGGTCGCGTATCAACATCATTTACTCCGACGACGTGTCGCTCAAGGGGTCATCGCTGACTATCCGTCAGGGTGACGACGTGCCGCTTTCTATCTTCCAGATTACGAAATGGGGCACGCTCTCGCCCGAGTTGGCAGCGTACCTCTGGATTGCGCTGGAAAACGAGCGAACGATATTCGTTGTCGGTGAGACGGCGTCCGGGAAAACGACGACGCTCAACGCGATTCTCTCGTTTATCCCGCAGGATTCGAAGATATACACCGCAGAGGACACCGCGGAAGTGTTGCCGCCGCACGACACGTGGCAGCAACTGCTCACGCGTGAAGGTCGTGGCTCCGACTCCGAAGTCGACATGTTCGACCTCGTGGCGGCCGCGCTTCGTTCACGTCCTGACTACATCATCGTCGGGGAGGTTCGTGGTGAAGAAGGTCGTATGGCATTCCAGGCGGCGCAGACGGGTCACCCCGTCATGCTCACGTTCCACGCATCCGACATCGTTTCGATGATTCAGCGTTTCACGGGTGACCCCATCAACGTCCCCGAGACGTTCATGGACAACTGCGACATCGCACTGTTCCAGAACCGTGTCCGTCGTGGCAACGATATCCTGCGCCGGGTGACGAGTGTGCAGGAAATCGAAGGCTACTCGAAGGAGATGGGCGGTGTCGTCACGCGTGAGGCGTTCTACTGGGACCCCGTCAACGACGAAATCGTGTTCCAGGGGATGAACAACTCCTTCATCATGGAACAGAAGGTCGCAACCCTGCTCGGGTACGACGACACGCGGAAGATTTACGACGACATCCAGTTCCGCGCTGAACTCGTCCGTCGGGCGATTCAGGAAAACGTCCTCGGCTACCACGAGGTGAACGAACTCATCGAGGACTACCAGCGCGACGGCGTCGAAGGACTGCCGTTCGACATGGCGAGGGTGTGA
- the flaJ gene encoding archaellar assembly protein FlaJ: MSGETNTTVQAVQVRDFISEVIESYEKMPMELSRYLLLVLGPAIVFFLLCIAGAIALPLPLLVRIPVFLLGSLLLGGAVLYPRLLVEQTRRSLENQIHLLITHMTVLSTTNIDRVAVFRTLAREEEYGELATEMNRIVQLVDAWNQSLDDACQRRAREVPSKPLADFLDRLAYSINAGQSIDDFLLGEQNAMIQKYITVYESALGNLEVMKDLYLSMILSMTFAIINAIVLPILTGTDATMTIGAVIVLFVFVQLGFYFVIRTMSPYDPLWYHQREYRTKANRQIDITLYGAVGLSTAMIIVLALGTFNLTVVGEIVRPIMLDLPVPLLISTPLTPLAVPGIVARRHEKRIGERDEEYPGFIRALGASETAKQSTTTAVLATLKTKDFGVLSREIARLHTRLRMRLDPDRSWFFFTAETNSYLVQKFSEMYNVGRSMGGKPKLLGELISRNMNEIIKLRRQRKQSTVTLIGVLYGITASASFAFFIGLEVVEILASFSTEMNLDSLQFGTLIYAGVYDVPFIEYMLTLIILFNALLSSLMIRMVDGGHKANAYLHFVMLVWVGSLMAVATSSLAGALISI; the protein is encoded by the coding sequence ATGTCAGGAGAAACGAACACGACGGTACAAGCGGTTCAGGTTCGTGACTTCATCAGCGAAGTCATCGAGTCCTACGAGAAGATGCCGATGGAGCTATCGCGGTACCTCCTTTTGGTCCTCGGCCCGGCCATCGTGTTCTTTCTCCTCTGTATCGCCGGAGCGATTGCACTCCCGCTTCCGCTTCTCGTCCGCATTCCCGTGTTCCTCCTCGGTTCGCTGCTGCTTGGCGGTGCCGTGCTCTACCCGCGGCTTCTCGTGGAGCAGACGAGACGCAGTCTGGAGAACCAGATACACCTCCTCATCACCCACATGACGGTTCTCTCGACGACGAACATCGACCGCGTTGCCGTGTTTCGCACCCTCGCGCGCGAAGAAGAATATGGTGAGTTGGCAACGGAGATGAACCGAATCGTCCAACTCGTCGACGCGTGGAATCAGTCGCTCGACGACGCCTGCCAGCGCCGCGCACGAGAAGTGCCTTCGAAACCGCTCGCGGACTTCCTCGACCGGCTTGCGTACTCCATCAACGCCGGTCAGAGCATCGACGACTTCCTGCTCGGCGAGCAGAACGCGATGATTCAAAAGTACATCACCGTCTACGAGAGTGCTCTTGGGAACCTCGAGGTCATGAAAGACCTCTATCTCTCGATGATTCTGTCGATGACGTTCGCCATCATCAACGCCATCGTCCTCCCAATCCTGACGGGGACGGACGCGACGATGACCATCGGGGCAGTCATCGTGCTCTTCGTCTTCGTCCAACTGGGGTTCTACTTCGTCATCCGGACGATGTCACCGTACGACCCGCTTTGGTACCACCAGCGGGAGTACCGGACGAAGGCCAACCGGCAGATAGACATCACGCTGTACGGAGCGGTTGGACTCTCTACCGCCATGATTATCGTGCTCGCACTGGGAACGTTCAACCTGACTGTCGTCGGTGAAATCGTCCGCCCAATCATGCTCGACCTCCCGGTTCCGCTTCTCATTTCGACCCCGCTGACCCCGCTTGCGGTCCCTGGCATCGTCGCCCGGCGTCACGAGAAACGCATCGGCGAGCGCGACGAGGAGTACCCCGGATTTATCCGCGCGCTCGGTGCCTCCGAGACGGCGAAACAGAGTACGACGACCGCCGTGCTTGCGACGCTGAAGACGAAGGACTTCGGTGTTCTCTCGCGGGAAATCGCCCGGTTGCACACGAGACTCCGGATGCGTCTCGACCCCGACCGGTCGTGGTTCTTCTTTACCGCCGAGACGAACTCGTATCTCGTCCAGAAGTTCTCCGAGATGTACAACGTCGGCCGGTCGATGGGTGGTAAGCCGAAACTCCTCGGAGAGCTCATCAGTCGGAACATGAACGAAATCATCAAGCTTCGTCGGCAGCGCAAGCAGTCGACGGTTACGCTCATCGGGGTTCTCTACGGTATCACGGCGTCCGCGTCGTTCGCGTTCTTCATCGGGCTCGAAGTCGTCGAAATCCTCGCGTCGTTTTCGACCGAGATGAACCTCGACAGCCTTCAGTTCGGGACGCTCATCTACGCCGGCGTCTACGACGTGCCCTTCATCGAGTACATGCTCACGCTTATCATCCTGTTCAACGCCCTCCTGTCCTCGTTGATGATTCGGATGGTCGACGGGGGCCACAAAGCAAACGCGTATCTCCACTTCGTGATGCTCGTCTGGGTTGGCTCCCTGATGGCAGTCGCAACCTCGTCGCTCGCAGGAGCGCTGATTAGTATATGA
- a CDS encoding CheF family chemotaxis protein yields the protein MTEDGTQTQDSTRGQSGKQTANEARARAPEGGDVAKSDLLQAYRRQKSEPEGEREKKERERSKKQQSKKLGNNESIVVDFVANFVAGGNASFEPVKGRVLMSQRRLILATSKGKTNIPITSIFDIAVGQVPPEVEEFFDYTVMVGYITGRQRRTTVIGGDRETIEKFSLLLFRAALNGSRAQVTHPARIGGRVLDTPRQPSGLHLDYEAVTFPDDDGPLTENGEPFHIDLASVIFFEVLERTIDDETRLVLSVQHVKQGQTVTSEITLDSRRKMNILGRYLRLVYHWIKSEVRNVELTEQRLEVLVGLYSTGEMAADVDFSELLGVEEEVLDAEVEELHEEGLIEDEELPTSLTPQGRFVVNEEIEDVNV from the coding sequence ATGACGGAAGACGGAACACAGACCCAAGATTCGACGCGTGGACAGTCTGGCAAACAGACCGCCAATGAGGCGCGTGCTCGCGCACCAGAAGGAGGTGACGTTGCCAAGAGTGACCTCCTGCAAGCGTACCGTCGGCAGAAATCGGAACCCGAGGGTGAGCGCGAGAAAAAAGAGCGGGAGCGTTCAAAGAAACAGCAGTCAAAGAAACTCGGCAACAACGAGTCGATTGTCGTCGACTTCGTCGCCAACTTCGTTGCTGGCGGAAACGCCTCCTTCGAACCTGTCAAGGGACGCGTCCTGATGAGTCAACGCCGACTCATCCTCGCCACGTCGAAGGGGAAGACGAACATCCCCATCACCTCTATCTTCGACATCGCAGTCGGGCAGGTTCCGCCCGAAGTCGAGGAGTTCTTCGACTACACGGTGATGGTGGGCTACATTACCGGGCGTCAGCGCCGGACGACCGTCATCGGCGGTGACCGCGAGACAATCGAGAAGTTCTCGCTGTTGTTGTTCCGCGCGGCACTCAACGGCTCGCGCGCACAGGTCACTCACCCGGCGCGTATCGGTGGTCGCGTCCTCGACACGCCGCGTCAGCCATCCGGTCTCCACCTCGACTACGAAGCGGTCACGTTCCCCGACGACGACGGTCCGCTCACCGAGAACGGCGAGCCCTTCCACATCGACTTGGCGAGCGTCATCTTCTTCGAGGTTCTCGAACGGACTATCGACGACGAAACGCGTCTCGTGCTCTCGGTGCAACACGTCAAACAGGGTCAGACGGTTACCTCCGAAATCACGCTCGATTCCCGCCGTAAGATGAACATCCTCGGGCGCTACCTCCGCCTCGTCTACCACTGGATAAAATCGGAGGTGCGGAACGTGGAGCTTACCGAACAGCGCCTCGAAGTGCTCGTCGGTCTCTACTCCACCGGGGAGATGGCCGCAGACGTAGACTTCAGCGAGCTGCTCGGCGTCGAAGAAGAGGTGCTCGATGCGGAGGTCGAAGAGCTTCACGAGGAGGGCCTCATCGAGGACGAGGAGTTGCCCACCTCGCTTACGCCGCAAGGTCGGTTCGTGGTAAACGAAGAAATCGAAGACGTGAACGTCTGA
- a CDS encoding CheF family chemotaxis protein, with the protein MKPGEQKLGDTRGRFLQVIKNGREMHDVDWTSGRILLSNKRLVLAGTAGKRTIMLPQIKKFGGRYDVNQRIATVSDYFSVHIPSGVVLLAPVDYEEFETDFFGALLNSEQFLARHPAVAGGVVQNTEWEKTRLKVEEEAVSMATVGGKFVEIRLDDIGDVKTGERTIIDKERSVIEVEHSDDEGTSLQTYISGSERAISFLYTLLREGEELSETSIELSETDKQVLTALYSGVSPFDIPNFLGLDVDEVEELFQRLIDHNVVEEIRVRHEVQLNARGRSIASDAINEQ; encoded by the coding sequence ATGAAGCCCGGTGAACAAAAACTTGGAGACACCCGCGGGCGCTTCCTCCAGGTTATCAAAAACGGCCGGGAGATGCACGACGTTGACTGGACGAGCGGTCGAATCCTCCTTTCGAACAAGCGACTCGTTCTCGCTGGTACGGCCGGAAAGCGGACGATAATGCTGCCTCAGATTAAGAAATTCGGAGGCCGGTACGACGTTAACCAGCGGATTGCGACCGTTTCGGACTACTTCAGCGTCCACATCCCCTCGGGCGTCGTTCTCCTCGCTCCGGTCGATTACGAAGAGTTCGAGACCGACTTCTTCGGCGCGCTTCTCAACTCGGAGCAATTCCTTGCTCGTCACCCCGCGGTCGCCGGTGGTGTCGTACAGAACACCGAGTGGGAGAAAACCCGGCTGAAAGTCGAAGAGGAGGCCGTGAGTATGGCGACCGTCGGCGGCAAGTTCGTCGAGATTCGGCTCGACGACATCGGCGACGTGAAGACGGGCGAACGGACAATCATCGACAAGGAACGAAGCGTCATCGAGGTCGAACACTCCGACGACGAGGGAACGAGTCTGCAGACGTATATCTCCGGGTCGGAGCGGGCGATTAGTTTCCTGTATACGCTCTTGCGCGAAGGTGAGGAACTCTCCGAGACGTCGATAGAGCTGAGTGAAACCGACAAGCAGGTTCTCACGGCGCTCTACTCCGGGGTCTCGCCGTTCGACATCCCCAATTTCCTCGGACTCGACGTAGACGAAGTCGAGGAACTCTTTCAGCGACTCATCGACCACAACGTCGTCGAAGAGATTCGCGTGCGACACGAAGTTCAACTCAACGCTCGTGGCCGCAGTATCGCATCGGACGCTATCAACGAGCAGTAG
- a CDS encoding CheR family methyltransferase — MPSPTDDPTFDNLLEYVEKSLHFQTSSYNEAYLDRRISARMRRRRVEDYEEYHSLLREDEDEQQALLDALSVNVTSFFRNPEVWEALREVLRDLSSKGSRHDPIKVWSAACSDGREAYSLAMLAHDDDRIDERRVEIVGTDIKREILRAARNGEYRASETNDVAEQLEPIGRWERFVERDDDIFRVKDAITDMVRFDRRDLIREDPPGTFDLVVCRNLFIYINAESKRAVFETLGSALKPDGYLTIGMTETIPPTCRQQFDPVEKRLRIYRASDAAAQR; from the coding sequence ATGCCCTCGCCGACCGACGACCCGACGTTCGACAACCTCTTGGAGTACGTCGAGAAGTCGCTTCACTTCCAGACGAGTTCGTACAACGAGGCCTACCTCGACCGACGCATCTCCGCACGGATGCGTCGCCGCCGCGTCGAGGACTACGAGGAGTATCACTCCCTGTTGCGCGAAGACGAAGACGAACAGCAGGCGCTTCTCGATGCGCTTTCGGTCAACGTGACGAGCTTCTTCCGAAATCCCGAAGTCTGGGAGGCGCTCCGCGAAGTGCTCCGCGACCTCAGTTCGAAGGGGAGTCGACACGACCCTATCAAAGTGTGGAGCGCCGCCTGCTCGGACGGCCGCGAAGCCTACTCGCTTGCGATGCTCGCACACGACGATGACCGCATCGACGAACGCCGTGTCGAAATCGTCGGCACGGACATCAAACGCGAGATTCTTCGCGCCGCCCGAAACGGCGAGTATCGAGCCTCGGAGACGAACGACGTCGCCGAACAACTCGAACCCATCGGCCGGTGGGAGCGATTCGTCGAGCGCGACGACGACATCTTCCGGGTGAAAGACGCCATTACCGACATGGTCCGGTTCGACAGACGCGACCTCATCCGCGAGGACCCGCCGGGCACGTTCGACCTGGTCGTCTGTCGAAACCTGTTTATCTACATCAACGCCGAGTCAAAGCGTGCCGTGTTCGAGACGCTCGGGTCGGCGCTCAAGCCGGACGGCTACCTCACTATTGGAATGACAGAAACAATCCCTCCGACGTGCAGACAACAGTTCGACCCCGTCGAGAAGCGACTCCGTATCTACCGCGCGAGCGACGCAGCGGCACAGAGGTAA
- a CDS encoding chemotaxis protein CheA, with translation MDEELYQAFITESEESITQLNNSLLSLESNPDDTEAIDDIFRQAHTLKGNFGAMGFDNAATVAHAVEDLLDEIRHERLEVTPERMDLVFDGMDLIVEILHDIEENGESTIDPADTVEEIRDAAETGGDAGNSNPAAPDEDDREDVDLDSLAADSVDIDAIDATTLTHVHIELDAGQMKGVDAGIFLSSIPESLDVVGANPPRDAIEDGEFGEGFDLFIAELDAESVETEFKGLWKVSAVEATDVSDALDGEADAADAQDGETGDADGDSGPAESPEDDASDADETGQAADEPTAVDADSEAGSEADADAASSDEDSGKQQEKGETKENKKQSEKKSDGNAKGKNGKKKEARSISAVKSVRVDVDQLDELHELVEQLVTSRIKLRNAIDEEQNTALDTLDELDKISSNLQNTVMDMRLIPLKKVFDKFPRLVRDLAREQDKRISFKVEGADIELDRTILDEISDPLMHVLRNAVDHGIEEPDVREANGKSRTGTVKLSAQRQHDTVIVTVEDDGSGINADAVRDKVVAEGVETREEVNKMPDSEIYDYIFHPGLSTNDEITDVSGRGVGMDVVKTTVESLDGSVSVDSEPGEGSTVKIRLPVSVAIIKVLFVQVEDREFGVPIKYIDEISRRDRIQTVNGAEVIVHEETIFPLIRLREALEIDADDPEHGMVVRIRPDDRQVALHCDGVTKQEEVVVTPLQGPLSGVDGLSGTAVIGDGNVIPILDVSTLELPDTGKQAMREFDPSQLPGTSEEAAD, from the coding sequence ATGGACGAAGAACTCTACCAGGCATTCATCACCGAAAGCGAAGAGAGCATCACGCAGTTGAACAACTCCTTGCTGTCGCTGGAGTCTAATCCTGACGACACAGAAGCCATCGACGACATCTTCCGACAGGCACACACCCTGAAGGGGAACTTCGGTGCGATGGGCTTCGACAACGCCGCGACAGTCGCCCACGCCGTCGAAGACCTCCTTGACGAGATTCGACACGAGCGGCTCGAAGTCACGCCCGAGCGGATGGACCTCGTCTTCGACGGGATGGACCTCATCGTCGAAATCCTCCACGACATCGAGGAGAACGGCGAGTCGACTATCGACCCCGCGGACACCGTCGAAGAGATTCGCGATGCCGCAGAAACCGGTGGTGACGCGGGAAACTCGAATCCGGCGGCGCCTGACGAGGACGACCGCGAAGACGTCGACCTCGACTCTCTCGCCGCCGACAGTGTCGACATCGATGCCATCGACGCGACAACGCTCACGCACGTCCACATCGAGCTCGATGCGGGCCAGATGAAGGGTGTCGACGCGGGTATCTTCCTCAGCAGCATCCCCGAATCGCTCGACGTGGTCGGAGCGAACCCACCGCGAGACGCCATCGAGGACGGGGAGTTCGGCGAGGGCTTCGACTTGTTCATCGCAGAACTCGACGCGGAGAGCGTCGAAACCGAGTTCAAGGGACTCTGGAAAGTGTCCGCGGTCGAGGCGACCGATGTCTCGGACGCACTCGACGGCGAGGCGGACGCTGCTGACGCGCAGGACGGCGAAACCGGCGATGCCGACGGCGACTCTGGGCCAGCCGAGTCGCCCGAAGACGATGCTTCTGACGCCGACGAAACCGGACAGGCGGCAGACGAACCCACTGCGGTAGATGCAGACTCCGAAGCCGGTTCGGAAGCCGATGCCGACGCAGCGTCGAGTGACGAAGACAGCGGCAAACAACAGGAAAAAGGCGAAACGAAGGAGAACAAAAAACAGAGCGAGAAGAAAAGCGACGGGAACGCGAAGGGAAAGAACGGAAAGAAGAAAGAAGCACGCTCGATTTCGGCCGTCAAGTCCGTTCGCGTCGACGTCGACCAACTCGACGAACTCCACGAACTCGTCGAGCAACTGGTGACGAGTCGAATCAAGCTTCGAAACGCTATCGACGAAGAACAGAACACGGCACTCGATACGCTCGACGAACTGGACAAGATTTCGTCGAACCTCCAGAACACCGTCATGGACATGCGGCTCATCCCGCTGAAGAAGGTGTTCGACAAGTTCCCGCGTCTCGTGCGCGACCTCGCACGCGAGCAGGACAAGCGCATCTCGTTCAAAGTCGAAGGTGCGGACATCGAACTCGACCGTACCATCCTCGACGAGATTTCCGACCCGCTGATGCACGTCCTTCGGAACGCCGTCGACCACGGCATCGAAGAACCCGACGTGCGCGAAGCAAACGGCAAGTCGCGGACGGGGACGGTCAAACTCTCCGCACAGCGGCAACACGACACCGTTATCGTGACCGTCGAAGACGACGGGAGTGGTATCAACGCCGATGCCGTCCGCGACAAGGTCGTTGCCGAGGGCGTCGAAACGCGCGAAGAAGTGAACAAAATGCCCGACTCGGAGATATACGACTACATCTTCCACCCCGGTCTCTCGACCAACGACGAGATTACGGACGTTTCCGGCCGCGGTGTCGGGATGGACGTGGTGAAGACTACCGTCGAATCGCTCGACGGGTCGGTCTCGGTCGACAGCGAACCCGGCGAAGGGAGCACGGTCAAGATTCGCCTGCCCGTCTCGGTCGCGATTATCAAGGTCCTGTTCGTACAGGTCGAAGACCGCGAGTTCGGCGTGCCGATTAAGTACATCGACGAGATCAGCCGCCGCGACCGGATTCAGACGGTCAACGGCGCGGAAGTCATCGTCCACGAAGAGACGATTTTCCCGTTGATTCGACTCCGCGAGGCGCTGGAAATCGACGCAGACGACCCGGAACACGGCATGGTCGTTCGCATCCGCCCCGACGACAGACAAGTCGCGCTGCACTGTGACGGCGTGACGAAACAAGAGGAAGTCGTCGTGACGCCGCTTCAGGGGCCGCTCTCCGGCGTCGATGGCCTGTCCGGCACGGCAGTCATCGGTGACGGGAACGTCATCCCGATTCTGGATGTATCGACGCTCGAACTCCCCGATACGGGGAAGCAAGCGATGCGCGAGTTCGACCCAAGTCAACTGCCCGGGACGTCTGAGGAGGCGGCGGACTAA
- the cheB gene encoding chemotaxis-specific protein-glutamate methyltransferase CheB, with amino-acid sequence MSSASAAEPTRAVVVDDSRFMRTLIRTLLEDADVDVIAEASNGREAITVVDEHRPDVVTMDIEMPEMNGLDAVEAIMDECPTPILMLSAHAEEDADVTFDALDRGAVDFVTKPGGEVTSEMPRVKRELVEKIQSAAAVDLSATRRTSRPPKTETKQQAATASPSSPSVESESLPTEGTTLVIGASTGGPNVVERVLAALPKEAGLRVLVVQHMPAGFTERFAARLDARCDYEVQEADDGERIGPGQIRIAPGGSHLLVTRDRAGQLKLELSDDEPLHGVKPAIDLTMASAAETVDTPLAGVLLTGMGRDGVEGMTQISRAGGHTVAQDEETSAIFGMPKRAIEAGCVDTIAPDGRIAEETLRGLTT; translated from the coding sequence ATGAGTTCCGCTTCCGCAGCAGAACCGACGCGCGCAGTCGTCGTCGACGACTCGCGGTTCATGCGGACACTCATTCGCACACTCCTCGAAGACGCCGACGTCGACGTTATCGCCGAAGCGAGCAACGGACGTGAGGCGATTACAGTGGTCGACGAACATCGACCAGACGTCGTGACGATGGACATCGAGATGCCCGAAATGAACGGTCTCGACGCGGTCGAGGCCATCATGGACGAGTGTCCGACGCCCATCCTCATGCTCTCGGCGCACGCCGAGGAGGACGCGGACGTGACATTCGACGCACTCGACAGAGGTGCGGTCGACTTCGTGACCAAGCCCGGTGGCGAAGTCACCTCCGAGATGCCTCGCGTGAAGCGCGAACTGGTCGAGAAGATTCAGTCCGCTGCGGCGGTGGACCTCTCTGCGACCCGACGAACGTCTCGACCGCCGAAAACGGAGACGAAACAACAAGCAGCCACCGCGTCACCGTCGTCGCCCTCGGTCGAATCCGAGTCGCTCCCGACGGAAGGGACGACACTCGTTATCGGCGCGTCGACGGGCGGCCCGAACGTGGTCGAGCGCGTCCTCGCGGCGCTCCCGAAGGAGGCTGGTCTCCGTGTACTCGTCGTCCAGCACATGCCGGCGGGCTTCACAGAGCGATTCGCAGCGCGCCTCGACGCCCGCTGTGACTACGAGGTTCAAGAGGCAGACGACGGAGAACGCATCGGTCCCGGACAGATTCGCATCGCACCGGGTGGGTCACACCTCCTCGTCACGCGCGACCGCGCTGGACAACTCAAACTCGAACTCTCCGACGACGAACCGCTCCACGGCGTCAAACCGGCTATCGACCTCACGATGGCCTCCGCCGCCGAGACGGTCGATACACCCCTCGCGGGCGTGCTCCTGACCGGAATGGGTCGTGACGGCGTCGAGGGAATGACCCAAATCAGTCGAGCAGGTGGCCACACAGTCGCACAAGACGAAGAAACGTCTGCAATCTTCGGGATGCCGAAGCGCGCCATCGAGGCCGGGTGTGTCGACACCATCGCACCTGACGGACGCATCGCCGAAGAAACACTCCGCGGGCTTACTACCTGA
- a CDS encoding chemotaxis protein CheW: MRQDAITTEMNADDVEEDSAEEVQVLEFQLGPETYCVDIEYVSEIVDKGQLTAVPNAPDHVEGVMDLRGRTTSIINPKSLLSIDEEGESKRIVIFDPNKFEDEAATGWLVDEVYQVVRISMDDVEDPPLEKDESIEGVIKRDGDLVVWISPVHAIE, from the coding sequence ATGCGACAAGATGCAATCACGACTGAGATGAACGCGGATGACGTCGAGGAGGACTCCGCGGAAGAAGTACAGGTATTGGAATTTCAACTCGGGCCGGAAACGTACTGCGTCGACATCGAGTACGTGAGTGAAATCGTCGACAAGGGTCAACTCACGGCCGTTCCGAACGCTCCCGACCACGTCGAGGGCGTGATGGACCTCCGTGGTCGAACGACTTCGATTATCAATCCCAAATCGCTCCTCAGTATCGACGAAGAGGGCGAGTCGAAGCGCATCGTCATCTTCGACCCGAACAAGTTCGAAGACGAGGCCGCGACCGGCTGGCTCGTCGACGAAGTGTATCAGGTCGTTCGCATCTCGATGGACGACGTCGAGGACCCGCCGCTCGAAAAGGACGAATCTATCGAGGGCGTCATCAAGCGCGACGGCGACCTCGTCGTCTGGATTTCGCCGGTTCACGCCATCGAGTAG